Within Mytilus edulis chromosome 10, xbMytEdul2.2, whole genome shotgun sequence, the genomic segment ACAGCTGCCCCACAGCTGATGAATTATGCAGAAAGATGTCCTATTATGGCACATGCAATGAGATACATGTCTGTGGGAACAACTCAGACAAAAGGTATAATATGCTTCTTACCATTTTGGGCTTTTTGTTCAATTGAAAACTAGGACTCTgttatcaatgctcttcaacttcacacaattacttgtttggttttctaactatttagatctgagcatcactgatgagtcttatgtagacgaaacgcatgtctggTGTATGTAACTATAAGGCTGGATAACTATTctcaaaaaaattatataaaaattagagAATATTGTATGATTACCGATGAAACAGTTCCCTATCAAAGACCttataatgaataataaatgCTTATCCGGGCGCAGACTGAAATGACCGCAGAGGGTTAACCCTGGTGCAAGGTtgaacacaatattcaagctttaTACTATCTGAAATTGgattgtgatcaatttttttgCGATCGTTTAAAACCTACCGTATATAACAAGCTATTAAAGGCCCTGAAATTGCAAAACAACTCAAACAAGAAAACAgtttgatttatgtacaaaaaataacaaatttggtACAAGCTTTAGCTTTTAATGTTTCTGTTGAATGGATCAATCAAATACACTATTAGTTCAGATGAATCATCAAAACAAGAAAAATTCTGATTGTGTTAATCATTGTATCATACAAACCGATTTTACTTATAACATTCAAACTGCTCAAAATTATACAACTAcatgaaaattaaacaattataagaTAAAGTTTTACTTAAAAATAATCTTATAAGAGAAAAGAGAGGCTATGTGGTAGGATGACTGGTATCCATCCATGAAAAAAACATAAGATAAATATGCAAAAAGCATACATTTGTAGGAACAACACTCTTATTGCTGTTCTTCAAATAGAATTCACAATAAGACCTGCAACTtgttatgttctttttttcagaaataagTGCAGATCAAATGCAACAATGCCCATATATGTCTCATAAAATGATCAAGGAAACACCAAAGCAAGAGATGAAAGTAGAAAATATGCAGATGATGGGTAATTATTGATTGTATGGCAATATAAAAGATTCTTAGCAAATAATGGTTCCTTGGACTATGAAAGATGTTCACTAGTCATGTTCCTTTTTATTAGTTTATGCTCATTTGGctttattaatttaataccaTTTGTAAATTTTGCTTAACTTATGTTATGTAAAGGAGGAAAGGTTTGATTATAGATTTCTCTATGATAAGTTGTATTTTTCGTCCCTGAAGAAACTCTAAAAATCATCAGAtgtcctttgttttattttgtgtgcCATTGGGTTGCCTTATATAtcatatacagtgtaacctgtctgATCTGACACCTGAATATTACAACATCCAGTTTTAACTGACACATTTTCATGAtcccaaaatatgcctatccttgcagaaaaaaactGAGTATTCCAACAGCCTGCTTAAtctgacatttttttctggtccACTTGTGTGCCAGATTACACAGGTTGCACTGTACACATCTTTTAGTCATATCTCATATCTATCTTCTTATATATTCAGATGTTGATAAAGAAACCAGTAGAGACTATGTAAGGGAAATGTCACCAACACCAGACAGTAAACCAGTTAAAACACAGAAGAAAACAGATGAAAAAACATCCAAGAAACCAATTGAAGCTCCAAAGATAGATTATGCATCTGGCTTGAAAGTTGAACAAGTTTTggatatgttgaaaaaaaaatcttttgcagAAACATCATGGGGTGAGTAAGCTTAGAAAAGAATAAACATAAGTATAGTTAATGTTGTCTTCAGCAAACATATCTTACAGTGTATATTGTGTTTTTGTCCTGAAAACCTTTAAAATACCTATTGGACAGCTTTGACCTAAATGAACTTTCAGGAAAAATATTACATCTGTCATTCCttgaaaagaaaatgaatttGTTAACTGGGTCAATAAATAGGACACAGAGTTCAAACACAACATGTAACATGTCATTAGTTATATTTTGTCTCAAATGTCTTCTCCAATGAAATTCTTATACAATTTATAATCAAATCTTTGAGTGTTCTCTCATACAGTGTCATGTTTATTGCCTGACTGGTCAGATCCCTAGACAGGAATCATGTCAATGTTCAGGTCCAGACTGAAAGTAGCATAAACTACCATTGTTGGGGTCCAGACTGAAAGTGACATAAACTACCATTGTTGTGGTCCAGACTGAAAGTAGCAAAAACTACCATTGTTGGGGTCCAGACTTAAAGTAACATAAACTACCATTGTTGGGGTCCAGACTGAAAGTAGCATAAACTACCATTGTTGGGGTCCAGACTGAAAGTAGCATAAACTACCATTGTTGGGGTCCAGACTGAAGGTAACATAAACTACTATTGTTGTGGTCCAGACTGAAAGTAGCATAAACTACCATTTTTGGGGTCTAGACTGAAAGTAACATAAACACCATTGTTGGGGACAACTGATCTAACTTAAGTTACACATTCTAAATCATATTTAATCCATCCAATACCtgcatctgaaaaataaaaattaaaaagctcacaactaaattaaaaaaaaaaccacaacagtaattacttgtacaaatagGGCACAATTTCACACTGGAAAGCCATCATCTAATCATTTACAACTattcattcatcatgttcatatctCCACACAATTCAgtgtataattttatatttcagcACAAACTGAGGATGACACATTTGACTATGAAAGCTTTTTTGGTGAGCAAGTGGAAAAGAAAAAACAAGACCATACATACAGAGTATTCAAGAAAGTTACTCGTAAAGGTACACAGTTCCCATTTGCAGAAGAGTATTCTGGCCAGAAACGAGATATCACAGTATGGTGTAGTAATGACTATCTTGGTATGAGTTGGCATCCTAATGTTACCAAGGCTGTTAGGTAATTATATAATACAACATACTTTTAATTAAAGGACAGTTCAAAGTCATATTTACTTGCATATAATTTTGTGGTTACTTGCATATAATTTTGTGGTTACTTGCATATAATTTTGTGGTTACTTGCATATAATTTTGTGGAATTTGTGCACCATTCCTTTGTAGCTAAGTTTTTGAAATCTACAAaaccattttgtttgtttgtttgccatTAGACACCTATTCAGACTTTAAACTTTAAATGTAACTCGACCATTATTTGAATAATTTGCATGTATCACCAACATGACCAATGAGCTTTCTCAAAACAGAAtgtaattttttgatatttttcaaatttggCTGGCATATATATGTATCCTATTAATTTCCTTTAAGTGTTAAAGATGAGTATTTAAGCTTAGTAATAATACTTGTTTATCTTTCAGTGATGCTTTGTACTGTCACGGAGCTGGGGCAGGAGGGACACGCAATATATCTGGTAATTCACCCCTCCATGAGGATTTGGAAGCTGAGCTAGCTGGTTTACATCAAAAAGAGGCTGCTCTTGTATTTACATCGTGTTATGTGGCTAATGATACAACATTGGAGACACTAGGGAAAATGCTGCCAGGTAAAAATAAAGTCTCCTTATGGGCCTTACAGATCCTACTGTATAATAGTATTGGgtataaaaaatacttttgttgaATGTTGATAGTAAACATAGCAACTATGGTCTCAAattctaataattttttttttaacagtttcagtaatacaaaaataagttgtggtatatgattgccaatgagatgactacagatttttcaaattttcaaaatggattTGAAATATCAGTTTCCTTGAAACTATAATACCAAATTTATAAATAGATTCTATAATTATAATAGCACCATCATGCTATATGTATAAGAACCTTATGAGAaaactatttaaaagaaaatattttacatgaatgacaaaaggaaaaataagttttaaatgaattatttttgaaagatttatagAGATCAAACGAActatatcataaatattaaaaataattaaggTTTGACTTTGATATCAATGTCACAATTTTTTATGACAGATGGGCGTCAtcaaatgatatttttgtatgattttctttctttttgttataGGTGTTCATATATTTTCTGATTCTGGAAACCATGCCTCAATGATTCAGGGAATAAAGAATAGCCGTGCACCAAAACATATATTCCGGCACAATGACCCTGTACATTTAGAAGAGCTTCTAAAACAAGTGGATATTAGCATTCCTAAGCTGGTTGTATTTGAGACAGTTCATTCTATGTCTGgtaagaaaaataatataaaattctgTTGGATCATAGGTGAGGAGTATTGAAACCCAATATGATTTATAGAAAATATGAGGTTAAATTAAAGCATCTCAACAACTTAGTTAAAGAAAAAACCTCTCCAAGTATGGCTGTTATGTCAccttctctaaaaaaaaaaaataatttaaaaaaccgAAGGTGTTCCATTTCACCCAATGGCCattttggtacttttaaatgTTAGTACACAGATCAATACTCTTTTGTGTAATTCCTAGCTTGGATTAAGAATTAATAATAAGGTTGCCAAATCTGTTTTGAATAGAAGAGGCCAGACACCCTTTGTTTTCAGAGTaaaaaattgggtaaaaaaaacaaatatgataaagtTTTAgggttttgttaaaaaaagaaattaacaagCAGTATCTAAATAATTTGTGCATGCtgtgtattttttgttatatctattgtAATGTTGTTTTTTAGGTGCTGTGTGTCCATTAAATGAACTATGTGATGTAGCTCATAAGTATGGGGCACTGACATTTGTTGATGAAGTACATGCTGTAGGATTGTATGGACGCCAGGGAGCTGGAATTGGACAGAGAGATGGATGCATGGATAAAATCGATATTGTATCTGGAACACTTGGTAAGCAATACaatttatatttgataatttgGAAGTGTCATTTTATTATGTCCCCAATCAGAAAGGAGGGTTTTTTCTGGTTCACATCTGTCCATCCTTCTGTTAGTGTTTTTCTTCACTATGTCAATTACACTAAAGATTTAATATATCTTTAGTATACTGACTTATccactttttatacgaccgcaaaaaaaatttgtgtcttataatgctatcatgtcgtctGCGTCGTTGTCGTCTGAAGACGTATTTAGTGTTTGTGTttgtgaatggatctctataaatttttaccagaatgttcaataccactaaaggaaggttgggattgattttgggggttgaTGGttccaatattttaggaattaggggccaaaaagggggcccaaaataagcatttttgtagttttcaaacaataacttgtgtttaagattatgaatctctctgaaattattccacaagtttccataccatgaagggatggttagtattgactttggagGGTTATtgctcaaaatgttttaaaattaggggcaaaaaagcgggaaaactaggtttttctggtcaatggacaatgaAGACAATTTAGGTGAAATTTTCATCAAGgagtcgcacgttagacgcggacaaGCTACAgtgggtctctcgaccatcgagggcggcaaactataccctcggtaaaattaaaatcattgtaAGGGAGGTAgttaaaaaacatttaacatataatgttgggtatgttcggatttacctcccttatactacctgtaaattatgtataaagaaatgtcaggttttggacttattgcaaaaaaaggggggtggtagtagttttcattttttttctccaaatttctcaaattccaagtTTTTGAAaacttaaccctttcgccgacgagtcccggtttaccgggattcacgcttcagacagctgacgatgagtcccgttttaccgggatcggaatacctcttttatgtttcccgctcaAACAGTGCAAACGtgggttatctttctttgatggataacccggatgaaagtgtaaacatggcggttccgtttgttgaaaaccgtgtcaaaatcagaggaaatttacggaatttacgagaatttgaaatgagggaacattttttttgaaagaatatggaagaattgaagccaaactagtatacttttttgacataaaatgtcgttttatgtacaaaacagttGGAATGGACATCgatcagtgtgaggaatttgtacagcctcataaaatttttaaaaattttgccgttttgggttaaaaaattatgATTTGGGGTGAAAGAGtcgaattttgagaatttcaccttgATAAtgacgaaaatttgaaaattttgatattttatgaagaaaaaattgtcaaaacatgaacaaaactgtgaacatggtcttagtgaataaaataaatacacaaataactataaacaagtttttattgacatttattatgaatatttccaacttgagtaatagtagccagggacgccatcgtctcagagtagcttctgtctgagcagcaatcggtgaaagggttaaaagAAGAAATGTTTAATTGCAtaaatattgcgcaatagatttgtaagatttcgacattttttttgtgtcagaaacccatattatgtcaaaaatttgatcacaatccaaattcagagctgtatcaagcttgaatgttgtgtatatacttgccccaactgttcagggtttgacctctgcggtcgtatacagctgcgccctgtggagcacctggttataaAATCAATCCAAATATAAGaaatgaatttgatatttgatattcaattcAGTATGTAAAATCACACATTTTAGATATGTTATCttagatgttttatttgttttgcagGAAAAGCCTTTGGAAATGTTGGAGGATATGTTGCCAGTACAAGTAAAGCTATTGATACAATCAGAAGTTATGCCTCAGGATTTATATTTACTACATCACTGCCCCCTACAACTTTGTCTGGAGCTATTGCTTCTGTTAAGGTACTTGCATTACATTTTAATTTGGAGTCCACCAATAAATCGACAAAAATCCTATTTAGTAATAATCTTTCTTATTTCAAACAAAGTTGTTGtctcaaaaatatttcaatttagcTAACCCTAAGCATacctgaaaaaaatgttttctgatctttgtttattaaggtagcacaatacaaagattttataactccaactccaaagttttaaaatgctgtaactttcttaataaagcttgcaaatttataaaagtggtagttttggataacagattactctttcaaataaatgcaatgttagtattatgctttaattatgtaaccaattataatgttaactgtgtctaaaatatttttcaccaaatttccactttcaaatgaaattagcttctgcatatgtatccctagagggttgattttattatatgttgttcctatggccattatctacaaaagggtgtctcagattttagatagaatgtatagaacaaattttacacctaattaatcattatcttcttttatgtggttaggatgtttacactaattagagatttgtgagagaatggaataccatagagacaatctgagacacccttttgaagcccaaaatgtgttgattaagatttcgttaaaatctttagtatagttaaagagatgatagagctaaattcattcaagtgaacgtaccaagattttgccactaattacataataattgattacataatgattgcataataaaaatattgcattcatttaaaagataaatcttttatctatctatatatacctcttttattattttctatgcattcataagaaagttacagcatttcaaaggttagtgattggaagtaaaaaaatctttgtattgtgctaccttaaatcccTTGTAGTTAGGCAATGGAGTAGTGATGCATCAGAAAATGTTTGCTTTCCATTGGTTTAACAtatgtttaaattgaaaaaccAATCACAATTTACTTGTATACTTTAGCTGCACCCTCTCATAATTCCTATGACTATCATCTAGTTATTTCTATATTGATAaagcttaaaaaaatgaaaacatatgaaAGATATACATGTGTGATAGACAGAATCAAAAATCTATGTCTTAAAAGTTAATTCTAAAAGCAATGTTTTTTTTGGTACATATAGTATGTTAGAGTCTTTTCTACAACCCAAATATCTGTCATtagtgaaaacaatatttcttcatttttattaTAGATTTTAAGAAGTGAAGAAGGAAGACAGCTAAGATTTAAACATCAGGAAGCTGTCAAATATCTAAGTGAGAAACTGCTGGAAGCTGGTTTACCTATAATACACTGCCCAAGTCATATCATACCAATACATGTAAGTTATAAATTTGGAATGCTAATATTTTACTCTGAATGTTCAAAAGTTCAGTTGGCTCAAATTATTTCATAGGCCGTTAATAGTGTTGCCTGTAACATCTTTTTTTGCTGAACTAGTACACTGTTTTGTTTAGGAGCCACTTGGATCCAACCTCGGGATTTTCCAGCTGTGTTAACAACCTATTAGTGCCCTTCAGCTGTTTTCGGCCCTTTGGTCTGGTTTGTCTCTTGTCTTGTGACATATTCCttgtttctattctcaattttaatggaACTTTATCAAAAAGGGAAAAttgctatttttttatattttttgtaaaaatggcAGTTTGTTCTTCTGTTGGGCTATCCCAGTTAAGGGGAGGATTGAATGCTCTTTAATGTGTTTTACCTGCCATATTCTGTACTTCCCAAGTCAAAAACCAGTACTTCAGGGGTTGTTATTGGTTGCTGTCTgccatatatttgtttttgtttataaaatttatataatgaagtaatttataaaaaatgaacataaaTTGCACTGTTTTTTAATCactatattattattttgttctcAGGTTGGGGACCCTGCACTCTGTACACATTTGTCTAATGAACTGATGACAAAGCACAACATATATGTACAGCAAATCAACTACCCTACAGTGGCTAAAGGACAAGAAAGGTTGAGAGTGGCACCTACTCCCCACCATACCAGACCAATGATGGACCATTTTGTTAAAGCTGTCAAAGAGGTGTGGCTAAGTTCTGGGTTGGACCTCAAGCCAGGAGGATGCTGCCCAAAGGAATGTGAATTCTGTGCAAAACCTCTTGATTATGAAAAGTTTTCTGCCCGTGAAAAGAT encodes:
- the LOC139490558 gene encoding 5-aminolevulinate synthase, erythroid-specific, mitochondrial-like isoform X1; translated protein: MLKSIYRSRNQKTMTLRCPFLSRIPVCQVKTAAPQLMNYAERCPIMAHAMRYMSVGTTQTKEISADQMQQCPYMSHKMIKETPKQEMKVENMQMMDVDKETSRDYVREMSPTPDSKPVKTQKKTDEKTSKKPIEAPKIDYASGLKVEQVLDMLKKKSFAETSWAQTEDDTFDYESFFGEQVEKKKQDHTYRVFKKVTRKGTQFPFAEEYSGQKRDITVWCSNDYLGMSWHPNVTKAVSDALYCHGAGAGGTRNISGNSPLHEDLEAELAGLHQKEAALVFTSCYVANDTTLETLGKMLPGVHIFSDSGNHASMIQGIKNSRAPKHIFRHNDPVHLEELLKQVDISIPKLVVFETVHSMSGAVCPLNELCDVAHKYGALTFVDEVHAVGLYGRQGAGIGQRDGCMDKIDIVSGTLGKAFGNVGGYVASTSKAIDTIRSYASGFIFTTSLPPTTLSGAIASVKILRSEEGRQLRFKHQEAVKYLSEKLLEAGLPIIHCPSHIIPIHVGDPALCTHLSNELMTKHNIYVQQINYPTVAKGQERLRVAPTPHHTRPMMDHFVKAVKEVWLSSGLDLKPGGCCPKECEFCAKPLDYEKFSAREKICDRSNCTYASLQSAMT
- the LOC139490558 gene encoding 5-aminolevulinate synthase, erythroid-specific, mitochondrial-like isoform X2 — its product is MTLRCPFLSRIPVCQVKTAAPQLMNYAERCPIMAHAMRYMSVGTTQTKEISADQMQQCPYMSHKMIKETPKQEMKVENMQMMDVDKETSRDYVREMSPTPDSKPVKTQKKTDEKTSKKPIEAPKIDYASGLKVEQVLDMLKKKSFAETSWAQTEDDTFDYESFFGEQVEKKKQDHTYRVFKKVTRKGTQFPFAEEYSGQKRDITVWCSNDYLGMSWHPNVTKAVSDALYCHGAGAGGTRNISGNSPLHEDLEAELAGLHQKEAALVFTSCYVANDTTLETLGKMLPGVHIFSDSGNHASMIQGIKNSRAPKHIFRHNDPVHLEELLKQVDISIPKLVVFETVHSMSGAVCPLNELCDVAHKYGALTFVDEVHAVGLYGRQGAGIGQRDGCMDKIDIVSGTLGKAFGNVGGYVASTSKAIDTIRSYASGFIFTTSLPPTTLSGAIASVKILRSEEGRQLRFKHQEAVKYLSEKLLEAGLPIIHCPSHIIPIHVGDPALCTHLSNELMTKHNIYVQQINYPTVAKGQERLRVAPTPHHTRPMMDHFVKAVKEVWLSSGLDLKPGGCCPKECEFCAKPLDYEKFSAREKICDRSNCTYASLQSAMT